One stretch of Juglans microcarpa x Juglans regia isolate MS1-56 chromosome 3D, Jm3101_v1.0, whole genome shotgun sequence DNA includes these proteins:
- the LOC121254299 gene encoding protein CASPARIAN STRIP INTEGRITY FACTOR 1-like, giving the protein MGLIILLKKFSLLFLVLASVLLSTSLAVRQTLLVSELAKEADALLNEGIPHDDQDIISVHERLLRANTKDYGRYNPAPTLVKPPFKLIPN; this is encoded by the exons ATGGGTCTGATCATTCTTCTCAAGAAATTCAGTCTCCTCTTCCTCGTTTTGGCATCAGTACTCTTATCAACTAGTCTTGCAG TCCGACAGACCCTGCTCGTCAGTGAGTTGGCTAAAGAAGCGGATGCACTACTTAATGAG GGAATACCACATGACGATCAAGACATAATTTCTGTCCATGAAAGGCTTCTTAGGGCCAACACCAAAGACTATGGAAGATACAATCCAGCACCAACTCTTGTTAAGCCTCCTTTCAAACTCATACCCAACTGA